The DNA window GTGATGAAAATTGTTCCGATTCGAAGTTCATCCATTTTCCGTTTGGAGCACTTCTCATTTGTCCTTTTTGGAGTGCATGAAAAATAAGATGAGCCTCGTTACCGGTAACGCCAGACCGGATTAACCATTTCTGAACTATGGGAGGCAAATCCGAAATAGACTGATGGTTGACCAGGGACGAGTTGGTCTCTTTGAAATTTTGAATTTCTATTTCCGTATTCTTTAAGAAGGATTGATATCGATAGGCCGGCAACGCACAGATCAAAATGATGACGTTGGCAACGGTTCCGAAACGTGCATCGGTCCAACTTGTGAAAATCAAAATTTGAGAAAGGAGAATACCCAAAAGTGCAATGGCCGTCCACACGGGTTTGTTGAGTATAAAAAGTATCGCTGCCAGTAGTAATATTAAGGTTGTCAACAACCAAATCCACCCTAGGGGTTTCGAAATTTCTTTGGTCAGTTGCGGAACTGCGGATGGATAAACGGATTTGACGAAACCCAAAAGATGAATTAGACCGTGAAACAGGATTAGGAAAAAGAAAATATATTTCATTGGTAGTAAAATTGAATTATGATCATTTGGGTCTTGTCTTATAATGGAGGACCCACGAATAAACCATGATTTTAATTCCAAACAGCAGAAAAATCAACTGGATCAATGAGTGATATCCCACCATCCAAATCTGCACTACCATCCAGATAAATAAAATGAGTCCTTGTGCGGCCACCAGAATGGGTGAGATGTTAGAAGTAAAAATGATGATTATAAAAATACAGGAGGAAAAAAGGCCGATACATACAAATAGGATCAATCCCGGATAAAAAAAATCAACAAACGGGGTGTCTTTCAAAAGACTGATGGGCATTTCCAAAATGGATCCATCGGGGGCCATCATCAAAGACAATCCACCGGCAATGGCTCCCAAAGCAAGGACCAGTGCGCTGAGCATAATTAACCGCAATAATAATTTTGTTTCCAACATTTTTCATTTGATTGATTGTAAAATTAATAATTTAAATATTGCACAGTTGTGAGCATGATCATTGAATGACCTGATTTTGGTCTAAAATACGCTCAGTATATGGCAATTTTATAAATAAAAGTAAATTGCCATATTTGTGGTTAAAAATCAATCTTTTACGATTAATCCACCAGATATGGCGACTGAATAGAAAGGTGGTGCCATCCTGGAAATTTTAAAAGGTGAACTCGAATATTTGAATTTTAGCAGACTTAAAATCATGGCCCTGATGATAGAGACCATTATTAAAAGACAAACGATATGTTTAGGACGATTATGTGAAGTTATTCAGATTGAAGCCCATGTTCTGAACGATAACAGGAGATTGCAACGGTTTATCTCAGTGGTAGTTTTTGATATTTCAGTACTGTATATTTCTATCACTTAGATGTCTACTATTTTTTCATGGGATACTTAAATTGTTAACTAAACTGCCTTATCTGATTATTACAATCTTCTCCGTTTTCATTACCACTCCTCTTTCATAAAGTACCACCGAGTAAAGTCCTGCCGGTAACTGCTCCGTATCGATCACATTACTACCTTGATATACGCGCTCGCTGAGGACGGTCTGTCCTTGTGAATTGATTAGATGTATGTACATACTTTCGGGCAGATAGTCATGAATATTTAGCACAAAGTGATCAGATGCAGGATTAGGAAATAAATCAGTTTTAATCACAATTTTTCCCTTGTCATTAGTTGCTAAAGTTCCAACATTCAGCGTCCTACATAAAGTATCTGCCCCGTACTTATTCTTAATAATCAGGCAGACTTCATATATGCCATCCTTCTCAAAACAGTGAATCGGAGAAGTATCTCTACTTTGCGAACCATCACCAAAATCCCAATACCATTCCGGCTCAGATTCTTCCGGAATATAAGCACTTAAATCCACAAACTCAAAACATCTGTATCTCGCGGTATCTTGATCATATCGCCACCAGGCCCATGGGACGTTGTCGATGCCGAGCGTATCACACTCGCTACCATCGATGGGCCCAAGGCGGTAATTAGGGAAATTGGGTATTTGAAATTTTCTTGAAGGGAGTTTTATGTGATGTTGTTTAAAATTACAATCTTTTCCTGATCTGTTGGGTGAGTTTATTACATGAAGCTCTCTTGTAGGTAAGTAGTTAGTTGTACCATAAATCCTTCCATCTGGCGCAAGTTGTAATTGATTGAAATAAGTAGGATATGAAATAGATGGTGATATCCATGACCTATAATTATCATATACATCAATAAGTATTTTTTCACCTAAAATCCCATTTTTAGAAACAGAATATTGCATGATGGAATCGTTTTCACAAACATACAGGAATCTATTATCTGGTGAAAAAGCTCCACTACTAAAAACAAAAGGTTCGTTTTCCGAATTTGGAATGTAACCTCGGTCTGAAAAAATCTTTCGTTGGTGATTAGATAGCATACCAGTGCAACGGTCAAAATGGTAAAAGTCTAAAAAAGAAATAGGATAATCTCCATCTCTGTTTGTATATACATTGCAATAATATTCTCCATTTGGTGAAAAAAAAGCAATTCCTAAACCATAAATTCTATCTAATTGGTTTGTTATTTGTTCACCGTAAGAAATGATTCCATTGGGAGTCAAAAGTAATTTATAATATGAGTTAATAAAGGGCATTGGAATTAATATCCACCAGTCTCTTCCATTGGCATGTTTGCATCCAATTATTTTTTGAGCTTCAAAAGTATCTTTTTTAATTACTTGAGCAAATCTGTCCACGATAATATGATCGGTATTTTGAACCAATATTTTTGAGTAGCTGATATTTCCTCCAACCAATTCAGGAATGGAATTGTAGACTATGTCGTAATCGTGTATATTAATAATATAGAATTCATTGTGTCTGCCCGGTGTTGGTAATATCAAACTTTGCTGCAGAAAAGCATAACAATCACCGAGCAAATAACAAATGCTGTCAGATAAGGGTACTTTTTGTCCATTTGCATCCTCTATTTCAAAACCATTGAATGAAAATTGAAATACACCATTTTGGCTAGAAATACAAACTGAGTTTCCACTTACTAAATTAATATTTTTTAATTTATCAAATCTAAATTCTGGATTTCCAGAGGCAGAATTAAATTGGGTGATACTATGTCCTATCACAGAATCTCTTTTAGGTAATATTAAGTACCCGGATATCCAATTAAAATCATATTGTTGGCTGATACTTGAAAATGTAAATGAGAAGTAAGTAACTATAATTAAAGCAATTTTGTTATTGGACATTGTTTTTATTAAATTTAAGATATTCAGCAGGGCAATGCCCTGCTGAATAGGATAAAAATTAGCGATTAATTATAATTCTTGAAGAATACAAATTCTTACCTGATTTAGAGTTATCGACAGATAAAATATATAATCCCGTAATTATATTATAAGTTGAAATTAGTTTAATACAAGAAGCATCTGTAGACCATCGTTCTGCCAAAATAATTTTTCCATTCAAATCCCGAATATGTATTAATTTATCTATTTTTTGATTACACATTCTATCGGTAATGATCAAATTCTCACTAACTGGATTAGGAGTAATTTGATAGGAATATCCAAT is part of the Candidatus Vicinibacter affinis genome and encodes:
- a CDS encoding T9SS type A sorting domain-containing protein, which translates into the protein MSNNKIALIIVTYFSFTFSSISQQYDFNWISGYLILPKRDSVIGHSITQFNSASGNPEFRFDKLKNINLVSGNSVCISSQNGVFQFSFNGFEIEDANGQKVPLSDSICYLLGDCYAFLQQSLILPTPGRHNEFYIINIHDYDIVYNSIPELVGGNISYSKILVQNTDHIIVDRFAQVIKKDTFEAQKIIGCKHANGRDWWILIPMPFINSYYKLLLTPNGIISYGEQITNQLDRIYGLGIAFFSPNGEYYCNVYTNRDGDYPISFLDFYHFDRCTGMLSNHQRKIFSDRGYIPNSENEPFVFSSGAFSPDNRFLYVCENDSIMQYSVSKNGILGEKILIDVYDNYRSWISPSISYPTYFNQLQLAPDGRIYGTTNYLPTRELHVINSPNRSGKDCNFKQHHIKLPSRKFQIPNFPNYRLGPIDGSECDTLGIDNVPWAWWRYDQDTARYRCFEFVDLSAYIPEESEPEWYWDFGDGSQSRDTSPIHCFEKDGIYEVCLIIKNKYGADTLCRTLNVGTLATNDKGKIVIKTDLFPNPASDHFVLNIHDYLPESMYIHLINSQGQTVLSERVYQGSNVIDTEQLPAGLYSVVLYERGVVMKTEKIVIIR